gctggcgttttttgtgtgttttttgcacatagcgccgcgtttacgccgcgtagcgtcgcgttaacgccgcgtatacgccgcgttaacgccgcgctatttagcggtggcgttgcccagcgttaacgcggcgtatacgcggcgttaacgcgacgctacgcggcgtaaacgtggcgctatgtgcaaaaaacacacaaaaaacgccagcgtttactccgtgtgaatgcagccttacagttACGCAGCTTACCAAACAGAACGTCTACCATGGGCTCCGAGTTGTCATGTCTCACATCAACATTTATTTCACAGTTTGTATTGGTGGTGCGGATTTTTTTGGTGTTGATAGCTTCTAAAAACTCCCTGCAGATATAAgaaacatacacatatatattaggACCAACACAAGAAATCTCCACAAGGCTATCAGTATGCGACATACTACCCCGGATAGTCTATTGACTATGATCAGGCCTGCCTGCAATTGAAATGATTGTAAGTGAAATTTTTGCggcagaatccacagcaaaaatTCTGTGTGACCCTAGCCTAAGCGGACGGTTCAtgtctcaggcacatgcggttttacttaccgctagaaagtcaacagtgcgctgaattcagtgcggccttaggccccatgttacggaatTGCAGCTtattttgtcgcagatttttctGCGGATGTGTCCGGAATAAACAGATGCATGCAGgaggctatatatatattaaactagGATATATGGACATCATGGCGGGGTCCCTGGTGGGGACAACCTCCTGTATCACAATGGGGGGTATCACTAGCTACATGAAGCAGGTGTCCATAGTAACCACCCATATACCCCTGCTATTTGTCCACAGCTTGCTGCACAGCGCTCACTTTTTGTATGAACTTTATATAAACCCTACAAGATGCAGTGACACATGACACACGCGTGACCTCCTTCCCATAGCGTGTACACGGCCATATTACCAGGCCCAGCTCTCACCTGGTAGACTGCACGTTGTGCTGGAAGGGTGACATGCGGACATTGATGTTCTTCACTGACTTCAGCACCAGCTCTATGCCCTTGGCCGCCATCGCTCTCAGTCACAGAGCCGGTGAACggagaaaaaaaactacaaatcccataaTTCCCGCACGCACCGGAAAAGGAAGTTCGTCAGAAGTAAAGCATGCCGGGAAGTGTAGTCCGTGCAGTGCTGGAGTGTGGGCGGAGTCATCGCTGAGTGTGGAAATGACAGCAGTGACGTGTGTGGGTCACGTGGTGGGAACTCCAGGGGAGCAAGTGTCGCACTGTAAATGAGAAAATGCTCATTACCCGGCACATGTTATACCAACACTATATACACTGGTTACCACAggaccccaacactatatacactgGTCATCACAGGTATACAggaccccaacactatatacactgGTTACCACAggaccccaacactatatacactgGTTACCACAggaccccaacactatatacactgGTCATCATAGGTATACAggaccccaacactatatacactgGTTACCACAggaccccaacactatatacactgGTTACCACAggaccccaacactatatacactgGTTACCACAggaccccaacactatatacactgGTTACCACAggaccccaacactatatacactgGTCATCACAggaccccaacactatatacactgGTTACCACAggaccccaacactatatacactgGTTACCACAGGACCCCAACACTATGTACACTGGTCATCACAGGTATACAggaccccaacactatatacactgGTCATCACAGGTATACAGGACCCCAATACTATATACACTGGTTACCACAcgaccccaacactatatacactgGTTACCACAggaccccaacactatatacactgGTTAC
This genomic stretch from Leptodactylus fuscus isolate aLepFus1 chromosome 4, aLepFus1.hap2, whole genome shotgun sequence harbors:
- the MRPL53 gene encoding large ribosomal subunit protein mL53 — encoded protein: MAAKGIELVLKSVKNINVRMSPFQHNVQSTREFLEAINTKKIRTTNTNCEINVDVRHDNSEPMVDVLFGDGERLVIKSEHVTAKEMLLKLSSMCSSKDQQAKDAAKK